TGCCCACCAGCGAGCGCAGGAGCAACGCCGTCACGTCCAACGCCCGCTCCGGATCCGTCCCGCTCAGCTCACCCACCGTACGACGCATGGGAGCAGCCGTGAGCTCGAGGTCGCCGCGCGTGGTCTCGTCCGAGAGCGCGGCCGCCGCCACACACGAAAGCCGCGCCGGCTCCACCGGTTGAGCCAGCTCGCGGCCCAGGAGCGAGAGCATCGGGACGTTCGGATCCAGCACGTCGGCCGCGGTGCCGAGGGGATCCGTCTCCGCGCCCTGGGCCGCCGCCCAGCAGTCCTCCAGCTGAAAGCTGGTGTCGAACCGCGCCAAGGCGCTCACCCGCGAAAGCTCCTCGCGGATCAGCGCGCTCAGCTCCGGCGCCGCCGCATCCCACCACTTCGACGGCCGCGCGCTGACCGGGGGCGCGCCCTCCGCGCTGAACAGTCCGCGTTCCGAGGGGGGCTTCACGCTGTTCGGGAGTCGGATCAGCGGCGGCGCTTCCGAGGCGGCCGCCGCCGGCACCGTCGCTGCCAGCGGGCTCGCACGGCTGATGGTGGACAGCTCCGCCGCCAGCGGCAAAAGAGTAGCTACCTCGGCGTGCTCCGCCACGCTGGACAGCGCCGCCAGCGCCGTGCGCGCGTCGGAGTAGCGCTCGTGGGACGCGACGAGCAAGAAGCGATCGACGAGCTCGGTGAGCACCAGCGGCGCGCGCGGTGCGATCTCCGCGAGAGAGATCGGGCGCCGCGCGCGGGCACTGGCTGCCAGCTCGAGCTCCGTTCGTCCGTCGTATGGGGGCAGCCCGGTGAGCAGAAAGAAGGCCAGGGCGCCGAGCGACCAGACGTCCGCCGCGGCGTCCACCAGGGCCGTACCCAGCTCGGTTTCCGGCGCCGCGAAGGCAACCCACCGCGGCCAGCCGAGGCGTCGCACGCGCGCTGCTTCCGCGCGGAGACCGACAAAACCAAAATCCAGGAGCTTGACGCTCCCGTCGTCCATCAAAAAGACGTGACCCGGATGCAGCGCACCGTGCAGCGTGCCCTGAGCGTGGGCGCGAGCCAGCACCTCCGCGATGGCGTGGCAAATGCGAAGGCACTCCCGGGGCGCGAGCTTGCCCGGCCGGCGCGCCACCAGTGCGGCCACGCTCTCACCGGACAACAGCGGGCCGACGGCGAAGTGGCGGTCGCCCTCGCTGCCGACTTCCAGTGGCGGCGCGGTGTCCTCCGGCGCCACGTCCGGTGCCTGCGCCAAGAGCTCGGCAAAGCGCTCTGCCATGCTCTCCGAAAGCTCCGGGTGCAGCACGCGAAGCACCTGCTTGTCGCCGGCATCGTTCACGGCGGCGTAGGTGGTCGTGAGCGTGCCCGCAGTCAGCAGCGCTTCGATGGTCCTGCCACCCACACGTGCTCCGCGCTTGGCGTCGTCCAAGTCGCGAAGTGTAGATCAGGGCGGAAGCGGCGGGAAAATCGCTATCCAGCGGCGGCGGGCAAGATGACCGGCTCGCGAGCACCCACGCCGCGCCACCAGGGCTCGACGCCGTGGCTTCGGGCGGGCTCGAGGGCTGCCCCGAGCCGGGGGATGAATAGAGAAGTGTTTGTTGGCTCGGCGCGGGCAAGGAGCGTTTCGACCGGCTCGTCCCAGGCGTGGAGCGCGAGATTGAACGTCCCCCAGTGCACGGGCATCAGGGTGCCGCCGCCGAGCAACGCGTGCGCGGCGAGGGCGTTGTCGGGCCCCAGGTGGATCTGCCCCCAGGCCTCGTGAAAGGCGCCGATCTCGAGCAGCACCAGATCGAAGGGGCCGAGACGGCGGCGAATGAGGGCGTATTCCTCGGTGAGCCCGGTGTCTCCGCTGAAGAACACCGAATGGCGCGCCGTGCGGAGCGCCATTCCGGACCACAGCGTGAGGTTGCGATCGCGCAGGCCACGTCCCGAGAAGTGCTGCGATGGAGTGGCGGTGATCCAGAGCTCCGCCTGCGGTAGTCGGACCTGCTCCCACCAGTCCAGCTCAACGATGCGTTCCGCAGGGACGCCCCAGGCTTCCAGGTGTGCGCCCACACCGAGGGACGTGTAGAAGGGCACGCCGAGCTCCGCCAGCTGACAGATGCTGGGGTAGTCGAGGTGATCGTAGTGGTCGTGGGAGATCACGACGGCGTCCAACGGCGGCAGTGCGGAGACGGGCACGGGCGCGGGTTGAAAGCGCTTGGGTCCGGAGAAGGAGAACGGCGACGCGCGGGGGCCCCACACCGGATCGGTGAGCACGCGGACGCCGTCGATCTCGAGCAGCACGGTGGAGTGGCCGAGCCAAGTTGCGCGCAGGCCCGTCTCCGCGGGGCGCGCCCACACGCCGCGGGGATCCACACTGGGGAGCGGCGCGGGCGGAGAGCGCCGCTGCCCACCGGTGAGATACTCGCCGATGGTCGACCAGGTGGTGCCGGGGCGGAGCCCCGGGGACACGGCGGCGGTGTTGCGAAAGCCGGTCTCGTGCCACTGGGCGCTGGCGCTCATGCGCTCGAGGCGCAGGCCCGCGGCGCGACTACCAAAGGCGGAACCCGGCATACTCCAACATGTATGGCCGAAATCCCCGGCCGCAACCGTCGGGCTCACTCCCCCATCAGCACGAACACGTTTTTTGGATCGATCATCACGTGGTCGAAGCGCCCGGCGCCGCCGGAGAGGCTCGCATTCGAGCACCCACGAATGTGTGAGGAGAGCCAGAAAGGTCGCTCAGGAATGTGCGACGGGACCCCGGATTCTTCGGCTCGGCTGTCCGTCGTCATCCTGCGCCCTCAGGGGTCGGTGATTCGAGCCGATCCTTCGGGCATCATGGCTTTTGGAGGAGCCGATGGGGAAGAAGAACCGAGACAAGGAAGCGGACGTCGAGAAGCAGGATGGCGAACAGGGCGACGGCTCCAAGAAGCTCAAAACCAAGCGCTACGAGAAAGAGCTTCGCCGCTTGCAGATCGAGCTGGTCAAGCTCCAGGAGTGGATCAAGCACGAAGGCCTGAAGGTCGTCGTGATTTTCGAAGGGCGTGATGCCGCCGGTAAGGGCGGCGCCATCAAGCGCATCACGGAGTGCTTGAACCCGCGCGTGTGTCACGTGGTTGCGCTGCCGGCGCCGACGGAACGCGAGAAGACCCAATGGTACTTCCAGCGCTACGTGGCACACCTGCCCGCGGCGGGCGAAATGGTGATCTTGGATCGCAGCTGGTACAACCGCTCGGGCGTCGAACGCGTGATGGGCTTCTGCAGCGACGACGAGTACCGGGAGTTCTTGCGCTCGTGCCCGGAGTTCGAGCGCATGTTGATCCGCTCCGGTATCACCCTCATCAAGTACTGGTTCTCGGTGAACCCCGAGGAACAGGAGCGCCGCTTCCAGAGTCGTCTCAAGGACACCACCAAACGCTGGAAGCTGTCGCCCATGGACCTCGCGTCCCGCGAGCGGTGGGTGGAGTACTCCAAGGCCAAGGACGAGATGTTCGCCTACACGGACATCAAGCAAGCGCCCTGGTACGTGGTGGATGCGGACGACAAGAAGCGGGCTCGGCTGAACTGCATCAGCCACCTGCTCTCCATGATCCCGTACGAGGATTTGACGCCGGAGCTACCCAAGCTGAAGCCTCGGTTGCACGTCCGCGACACCATTTCTCCGGAGCTCGGCTACGTACGCCCGCCCATCTCGGACCAGACGTTCGTTCCGGATCACTACGGCAAGACCTGAGGCTTCAGCTCGAGCACTGCTCGAAGGCCGGCAGGTGGCGTTCTTTCGACACCTGCTGCAGGTGCAAGAAGACGCACTTCACGTCGTCCGGTAGCGACTGCTTCATGAGCTCGTCGTACAGGGCGATGTTCTTCTTCTCGGCGTCCACGCCCAGCTTGCACACGGCCTTGGCGTCCCCGAGCTTGGGCGGCGTGAAGCTCGGCCGCGCGGGCACCGCGTTGCCGTGGGTCTCGAGCACGTAGGTCAGCGCTTGGGCGTGGCGCTCTTCCATGCGCACCACGTTCGCGAGACGCACCGACATCAATTGAGTCCTTGCCGCTTGGTAGGTGGCCTGCGCTTGCCATTCGTCTTGCAAGGCGCGGACGACGGCCTTCTCCGTCGCCGCGTCCAGCGGCGTGCTGCCCACGTTGCACGCGGCGATGCCCGGGCCGATGCCGCCACCGCCGCCCGGCCCGCGACCCATGCCCATCCCGGGCCCCATGCCCATGCCGCCTTGGGGACCCATGCCCATGCCGCCCTGGGGCCCCATGCCTTGTCCCATGCCACAAGCGCCGGCACCCATGCCGCCGCCGAGACCGCGACCCATGCCTCGGCCGCCGCCCCGCGGACCCATGCCCTGTCTCAGGCCCATTCCGCGGCCAGGACAGTTGCCGCAATTGGCCGTCGCATTCTGCTGTTGGCAGGGACACGGCGCAGCCGCTTGGGGAGCTGCGGGCGCCGGGTCGTTGGCCGTGGTCTTCGGTTGTTCCTGAGCGGCACAGCCGAAAGCGAACAAGGCGACGGAGAACAAAGCACTGGGGCGGAGGAACGACGTCATGCCTCCGAGCGGAGCAATGATCGTACCGGGAAATCCTCACTCGACGGCGTCGGATTCCCGCAAGGCTTGCGAGGGTGTTCCCGCTTCGGTGCAGCTCCTGCGATTGGGCAAATTGTCGCAGAGGAACTGTCGGCACTCCTGCGCGAAGCGCTTGGGGAACTCCTCGTGGGCGAACAGCTTGGCCCCTTCGATCTCGACCAGGTCCGCGGGTCCCGCGAGCTGCTTCAACATCTGCCGTGCGTTGTCGATGGGAAAGAAGGGATCTTCCGGACCCCAGATCAAACGCACGGGTGCAGGGATCTTCGCGTGCAACGCCGGCATGGCCTCGGCCATGTCGAGCTCGATGTTCTTGGCGAGCAGCATCTGGCCCTGTGCCACACGCTTGGACTCGAGCAGCGGACGCACGAACAAGTCGAAGAACTCGCCGTCCACGAAGTGGGGATCGCGAAAGCAGCCGCCGAAGCCGAGCGCGGAACGGCGCACGGCGCCGATCCGCAACATGGACAGCAGCGCGGCGCTGCCAAGGGGCACGTTCGCCAGCGCCACGTACACCTTCACCTGCCAGGGAACGTGGGCCGGAACCTCGGTGTTGCCCAGCACCAACGCACTGACACGGTCGGGATCACCGGCGGCGACGAGCCGGGCGATCAGCCCGCCGCTGTCGTGGGCGATCATCGCGTAGCGTTCGAGGCCGATGGCGTCGATGGCGGAGCGCACCGTCTTTGCGTGCTCTCGCATGCAGATGCGCCGCGGTTCGGTCCAGGTGCTCTCGCCGGTGCCCGGTAGATCGAACAGGTGGCAGGTGAAGTCCGCCGAGAGCTCCGGCACGATGTGGCGAAACGTGGCGGAGTGCAGCGGCCAGCCGTGGATGAAGACCACGTCCGGGCCGCTCCCCACGCGGCGATAGGCGAGTTGGCTGTGACCGACGTCGATGAAGCGTGTTTCGTTCATGACGACAACCTGCAGCCCGTCCGCTCGGTCATCAATTACCCGACCGGGTAAGCGACACCCCGCGGCGCTGGGGTTACGGTGACGGCGTGACCAAGTCCAAATTGTTCCCGGCTCTGCTCAAGCACTGGCGCTCCTCACGCGGAATGAGTCAGCTCGATCTGGCGCTGAGCGCGGACGTCTCTTCGCGCCACGTGAGCTTCCTGGAGACGGGGCGCGCGTCGCCCAGCCGCGAAATGGTCCTGCGCCTGGGCGCCACCCTCGGTGTTCCTCTCCGTGAGCAGAACGCCATGCTCGTGGCGGCGGGTTTCGCCGAGGAGTTCTCCGAAGCCGAGGGCCTGCCCCCCGCCATCGAGCGCGCCCTCTCGCGCATGCTCGCGCAGCAAGAGCCGTATCCCATGGTGGTGATGAATCGGCTGTACCGGGTGCTGCGCTTGAACGGGGCCGCGGAGAAGCTGCTCGCGCGCTTCGTGGCCGAACCCGCTGCACTGGCGCCCCCGGTCAACGTGCTCGACATGGTGCTCGATCCGCGGCTGTGTCGACCCTTCATCCAAGACTGGGAGCACGTGGCGCGGGACGTGCTGGGTCGCCTGCATCGCGAGTCCTTGGCCAACCCGGCGGACGCGGACTTGTCCGCCCTGTTGGAGTCAGCGTTTCGTCACCCGGACGTGCCGGAGAGCCTGCGCCACCCGGACTTTTCCCGGCCCAGCGAGGCAACCCTGGCGTTTCGCGTCCGGCGCGGCGACCTGGCCATGGGCTTTCTGACGACGTTGACGGTGTTCAGCGCGCCGCAGAACGTGACCTTGGACGAGCTCCGTATCGAGAGCTACTTCCCGCTGGACGAAGCGACGGAGCGCGAGTGCCAGCGTCAGGGCTGATTCCGCGGCGAGCCAACATCAATCGTCACACGGGATGGTGCAGATGCAGATGTGATTGTCGAGGCACTTGAAGTTCTTCGGGCACGGCCCGGAGGTTTCGCACGCCATCGGGAATCCGCGATCGCCGCCGCACACGTCCCGGCACTTGGGCTTGCCGTCCTTGGCCGCGGTTCCGTCGTTCGCCGATTGATCGAAGTAGATGCCGGGAGCCGGCGCGCCCTTGGGCCAGGTGGCGGTGAGCATGCGGCTGCCCCGCTGAGTCCAGGTGAACGCGATCTTGGCGTTCATGCCTTGCCGCAAGGGCAGCACGATGGAGGCCACGCCCTTGTTCTCGTAGGTGAAGTACTCCGGATCCTTCTTGGTGGGCTCGCGGATGCTCACGGTTTGGATCTGCGGTCCGCTGCTCCCCGACGTTCGGCAGCTGACGCGCAGCCACTCCCGCACGCGCTTCGTCTCGCAGCCAAGCGGACCGGAGTGCCGAACGGTGATCTCGGAAGCGGCGTTCCACTCCGCGACGGTGGGCGGCTTGCTGCGCTCCGTCGGGATGCCCTGCGGCACGATCTCCTTGGCGATCTTTTCGATCTCCGGGTCCAGCGTGGCGGCGCTGGGTGCGGGCGCGGGCTCGGTGGCGCTGGGCGTGGGCGCCGGAGGCGTTGTGGAAGGCGCGGTGTCCGCGGAGCCTTGTTTGCAGGCGATGAGCGCGAGGAAGACCAGCACGAGGGCGACAGATCGGGTCATGACAGCGGACGGTAAGCTGCGTGCCCAGCCGCCGAAATGGATTTCGTCATTCCACCAGACGAAGCCCGACGGGTAGCTCGTCCCCGAAGAACTCCGCGCGATCGCTGTCGGCGATGGCGACCAGCTCCCGCACCATGCGCACCCACTCGGGGTCCGCGCCCTGGCGCTCGAGCTCCGCGGCCACGCGCTCCCGCACCGGGGCCGAGAGATCCCGCGCGCGATCCCCGCTCACGCGGGCCAGGTCCCGCGCCGCCCGGGGCGCCGCGCGCACCTCGTCCCACTTCTCGCGCAGGAGGTGGTCGACCCACCGCTCGGCTTCCTTGGCGGGCACCACGTTGTGGGCGCTGCCGTAGATGGGCACGCGGGCACCCAGGCGGCCGATGGCGGACCACAGCCGCGGGTTGCGATCGTTCCAGGTCCGCTCGATGAGCCAATTGCCGAGCTGGGCGCGCCGCCGTGCGGGCACCTGCTCCAGCGCCGCGGACAGCTCCAGCATCTCGTCGTGGGCCTGGGGCTTGAAGCCCTTCGGCTTCTTGCCGCCCTCTCCGGGCGGCGCCAGGAACGGATCGATGCGATCGCGAATGCGCACCTGGAGGTCTTCGGCCAGGCCGCCCGCGACGCGGCGCCAAGCGATCCAGAACTGCTGCCAGCCGCGCGCCTCGTTTGGAAACGAGAGCCCCTGCTCGAACAAGGGCGACAGGGTGCGGATGCGCTGTGGGTCCAGCGGGTGTCCGTAGCCCGGCCGGGAGGTGTAGCCCGCGAGCATCCACCACACGCGCTCGTGATCCGCGCTCCGGCGCCGCGCGGCGTGCAGCGGCCCCAGGACGTCGAACAAGGCCCGCGCGAGCTCGCCGCTCCAAGAGCCGCGCTCGCCCAGCGTCTTTTCCAGGTCGCGCCACAGATCCTTCACGGCGCGTTCCTTCACGTCGCTCTTGCTCTTGCCGAACACCCGGAGCACGAGCTCCTGCGCTTCGTCGAAGCGTGGGCCCTCGGGTCGTACGCTCACGCGCCCAGGGCGCAGCGACTTCTTGGCGACGTCTTCCGGAGCTTCGCTGGGAGTGTCCCCTCGGAGCTCGAACGCCAGCGCGAAGTGGCGCGGCTCCTTCGCATCGAGCTCCACGCAGGAAAGCTCGAGCGTGCCCACCGGCGACAGCTCGCCCTCCAGCGCCACGGTGACTTCCGCGCCGCTGGTCTGCTCCGCGCTGAAGCTGGTGGCGAGCGGCGGTAGGCGTTGGTGTCGCTCTTCGTCGAGGGTCACCACCTCGCCGGCCGCGTCCACCCGGGCATCGTCCGAGGCGTACAGCTCGAAGCGCACCGGGCGACCGATGCGCAGCGCGAGGCGCCGCCCCGAGGCGACGTGCCGCTCGCCTTCCTTCGCGCCACGCGGAACGACGCACACCGCGCGGCCTCCCTCGATGCCCAGGTAGTACCCGTGCGCGCTGCCGCCACCGATGACGATGCCATGGCCGCCGAGGGCGAGGCCGTAGGCCACCGCGCCGCGGGCGACGGCGAGATCCGGATCCGACTCCGGCAGCCGTGTCAGGCCGCTGCTGCTCCACGACGCGAGCATGCTCGTGACGCGATGAGCGATGCGTTCCGCGCGGAACAGACCGCCGTTGAGCAGCACCGCGTGGGGACCGTTCTCGCCTTCTGCGTGCCGCTGAAAGAACTGCGCAATGTGCCGCGTGATCGCCGGATCGTGCTCGTAGGGCAGACCGAAGGCGACCAGGCCCGCGCGGCCGCGCCCCGCTGCGGCGCCCTGTGCCACCGTCGGCAAGAAGCCGTCGAGCACGACGCGCTCCACTTCCGCGCGAGTGAGGCGCGTGCTCAAAGTGCCGCCGACCAGGGCGGAGCCGTGGCCGAGCACCGTCACCGGTGCGTCGTGCGGGGGCGCAGCGCCGAGCAGTGCCTCCTTGGCCCCGCGACACGCCAGTACCAGCTGGCCGAAGCGCTGGGGATCGAGCTTTTTGTCGCCCAGGCGCGATTCCGCCAAGTGGGCGAGCGCGAGGTCCATGTTGTCGCCGCCCAAGAGCAGATGGCGACCCACCGCCACGCGCGTGAGAGCGAAGCCGCCGTCGCTCCGCTCGATGCGGATCAACGTCAGGTCCGTGGTGCCGCCCCCGACGTCCACCACCAGGGCCAGCGCGTGGTCCCGCTCCTCGAGCAGTGGCGTCAGGGCGTCGGTCCCCAGTCGCGCCAGCGCATCGTAGAACGCCGCCTGCGGCTCTTCGAGCAGGCGCACCGTGAGCCCTGCCGCCCGCGCCGCTCGCAGCGTGAGCTCCCGCGCGACCTCGTCGAAGGACGCGGGCACCGTGAGCACGACCTGCTGCTCCGCGAGGGGCGCGTCGGGATGGGCGGCATCCCAAGCGCTCCGCACGTGCGCGAGGATGCGCGCGCTCGCCTCCACCGGAGACAGCCGCGGCAGGTCTTCGTCCTCGCTGCCCCAAGGCAAGATCGCCGCCGTGCGATCCACCCGCGAGTGACACAGCCAGCTCTTGGCGCTCGACACCAACCGCCCCGGCACTTCCTGTCCGCGCCGGCGCGCGAGCTCGCCGATCACCCAGGGCGCATCGCCCCACGGATCCGCCGCGGCTTCCCCCGCCACCGGGGCAAACAAGAAGGACGACAAAAGCGGTCGCGCCGCGAGCTCTCCGCTGCTCACCAGCTGCGGGATCGCGAAGACCTCCGCCTCGGCCCCCGCGCGCAGCGGCGCAGAGGCCACCACCGTATGGGTGGTTCCCAGATCGATGCCGACGACGAGGGCCACGCTGGGGATCTAACACGCCTCCCGAGCCGAGCTTTCCGGGATTATGTCGGTCCGGCGCGAGCCCCGTCGCGGAGCGCGGGCGCGTCACACTGACGCGCCCGCATCGTCACGTCACGGCGTGCAGGTCTTCGCGGCGCCGCCGGTGCACGTCTGCTGGACGCAACCGAGGTTCGGCGCGCCCTGCCCGAAGCTGGTCAGGTCCATGGCGAAGCCGCAGGTGCCGTCGGGATGGCAGCAGCCGGGGAAGTCGATGTTGCCGCCGCCCAGCGGATTCGCGATGGAGAACTGAGGACAGGTGCTGTCCGCGCTACCCGGCTGATCCAAGCCGTAGCAGCCCGGGTCGACACCGATGAAGCCGGACACCGTGGAGTCCACCACCAAGCCGCAGCCAGTGACTGCGCAGCAGGGCTGAAGCGTGATCACGCCCTGAATGCTGAGGCTGTTGCAGGTCGCGCTGCCACAGGCGATGGAACCCGCGCCGGCTTCCGTGGCAGGACCGCTGTCGGGAGTGCCCGCGTCCGAGGCGCCGCCATCTTGCGCCTGTCCGCCGGCACCGCCGGGATCGGAAGGTGCGGGCGAGCATTCATTCGCGACGCCGCCGGTGCCACCGCCGCCGGTCGCGCCGGTACCGCCGGTTCCTGCGCCGCCGGTTGCGGCCGTTCCACCGCTGCCGCCCGCGGCAATGCCGCCACCGCCGCCCGCGGCCGTGCCGCCCAGGCCCGAGTCCGCGCCACCGGTGGCGCTCGAGCCACCGCTGCCGCCGGAATCCGAGCTGCCACCACAAGCGATCGCCAGAATCGGCGTCACCGCGAACACTGCCGTCAACGTCACCAAGCGCCCAAGCTTCCGCATCCCAAAACCTCCGGCCGGGAGATTACGGCATCGTGGGCCGCGAGGACACCGCGACGAGCCAACAATAAAAATGAAAGGTGAGCGGAAGAGGGTCCTCAGCGGGCGCCGTAGTTGTGGCTGCTGGTCTCTTCGTTGCGATCCGTGGCGGGTGGCGGGGTGGGCGACAGTCGCGAGATCTCCCGCATCAGCTCCTCGGAAAGCACGATGTCCGCCGCACGGAGGCAGGGCTCGAGCTGGTCGAGATTGCGAGCGCCCAGCAGCGGTGCGGTGATGGCGGGGTTGGCGGCCACCCAAGCGATGGCGAGGCTGGCCGGGTGGTGGCCGTGGCGCTGGGCGATGCTGCGGAAGCGCTCGGCGATCTCGAAGTTGGACGCATCGCCGTAGCGTGTCTGGTACATCGCGTTGTCGATGATGCGGCCCTCGGACGGGCGCACCGCCACACCGTACTTGCCGCTGAGCAGTCCCCCCGCGAGCGGGCTGTAGCTGAACACGCCCAGCCCTTCCGCCTGGGCCAGTGGCAAGATCTCCACCTCCGCCTGGCGCTTGAGCAGGTTGTACATCGGCTGCATCGCCACGATGGGCGCGAAGCCATGGCGTTCGGCAACGCCCACGGCGCGGGCCGCTTGCCACGCGGAGAAGTTGCTCACCGCCGGGTACAAGATCTTGCCCTGCTGCACCAAGAGCTCCACCGAGCGCAGGGTGTCTTCCAGCGGCGTGACGTCGTCGAAGCGATGCAGGAAGAAGACGTCGATGCGATCCGTGCCCAAGCGCTTGAGGCTCGCTTCCACGGCGCGCACCAGGTGATAGCGCGTGGCACCGCGAGCGTTCACGTCCCCGGAGGTGGGGAAGTACGCCTTGGTGGTGAGCACGACTTCGTCGCGACAGGCGGAAACGAGCTGGCCGAGGATCTCTTCGGAACGACCGTGCACGTAGACGTCGGCGCAGTCGAACACGTTGATGCCCGCGTCCCTACAGCGCCAGAACAGCGCCTTGCTCGTGGCCTCGTCGGCGTCCCCGCCGAAAGACATGGTGCCGAAGGCGAGCTTGGAGACGCGCACGCCGGTGCGCCCCAAGAAGCGATACTCCATGCCCCAGCTTTCCGACTGAGAGCGCGGGGCGTCAATGCTTCAGAACGGCGTCGCGTTCCCCCGATGCGCTCGCGGGAGGCGTCGCGTTTGCGCGCCGCGATGCCAGAGCTCAGCGAAAGCGAAATGAGTCGTCGCTGGTGAGCTCGCGACGAAGCGCTTCGAGCACCTTTGCCGCTCCGGCGAGAGAATCTAGGAAGCCTATCCCGGAGGTGCACCCCGAGCCGGGCGCCCCGTGGCCGCCGAGGGCCGCGACGGCGTGACACCCGTCGCCGGGGCCGAACGGATAGGTCGCCGTGGCTGCAGCGAAGAGCTCATCCCAGTGGGCTTCGTCGGGGTGCTCGAGGAGCGGAAAACGCGAGGTTGAACTGAGACCTCCGTTTCCGCGCCGGACCAACAGGGATCAGCCCCGCACGCTGAGCTCGATCTTCCAGCGCTCGTCGGCGTTCAGTGGCTCGAAGGGCACGGCTTCCAGCAACAGCGTGCCCACGGCGGTGACCTGTGCCGAGAGCCGCACGGGCACCACGTCGCCCTCGGTTCGCCCTTCCGCGGGGAGCGTCACCTCGATGGGGGACAGCTCGTCGAGCTCGGAGGGGTCGTCGAGCTCCGCGCCCGCCGCGTCGTCGCGTCGCACGCTGGAGCCGAAGAAGCGGAAGCGCACTGGCTCGCCCACGATGAGCCCCAGCTCGTGGGGCGGAAGCTCCGCATGGGTGCCCTCTTCCATGCCGAAGGGCGCCACGCACAGCGCGACCACCGGCGGCTCGAAACCAGGGATGGCGGGCGCCGGGCTCTCGATGCCGACGTAGTAGGCGCGCGCGGTACCGCCGCGGATGCGGAGCCCGCGGCCCTTCTTCACCATGCCGAAGTAGGCGGCGCCGCGAGCCACGGCGAGCTCCGGATCGTCCCCCGGCAGTACTCGCGCGGCGGGCGCGCCGTCGGCGGCGAGCCACCCGTTCAACACGCCGAGCAGCCGCTGTCGTAGCGTCTTCGACTTCACCACGCCGCCGTTGAACAGCACCGCCGTGGGTCGCAAGAGCGCACCGCCGCCCTCCACCGCGCGCGCCTGCCGCGTGAGGAACGCCGCCAGGTGCTTCGTGATCGCGGGATCCGCCGCGTACGGCAGACCCAGCTGCGTGAGCCCCGCGCGAGCGCGCTTCGCCGGCAGCTCCGTGACCG
The window above is part of the Polyangiaceae bacterium genome. Proteins encoded here:
- a CDS encoding protein kinase; this encodes MDDAKRGARVGGRTIEALLTAGTLTTTYAAVNDAGDKQVLRVLHPELSESMAERFAELLAQAPDVAPEDTAPPLEVGSEGDRHFAVGPLLSGESVAALVARRPGKLAPRECLRICHAIAEVLARAHAQGTLHGALHPGHVFLMDDGSVKLLDFGFVGLRAEAARVRRLGWPRWVAFAAPETELGTALVDAAADVWSLGALAFFLLTGLPPYDGRTELELAASARARRPISLAEIAPRAPLVLTELVDRFLLVASHERYSDARTALAALSSVAEHAEVATLLPLAAELSTISRASPLAATVPAAAASEAPPLIRLPNSVKPPSERGLFSAEGAPPVSARPSKWWDAAAPELSALIREELSRVSALARFDTSFQLEDCWAAAQGAETDPLGTAADVLDPNVPMLSLLGRELAQPVEPARLSCVAAAALSDETTRGDLELTAAPMRRTVGELSGTDPERALDVTALLLRSLVGTDEELPELERIAANAVVSARALSSLLAASIRSRWSEAALEQLTRLVELLDAEHAAALATALPELTDPALQARVVHQLEFGMSGHEAALGALVAQNEPRSALVMLRLLSRIDTLAAQEAVARGFENPHVVVRIEALGQLEGLSGERLRKELAAVLDGEPSSVARIRTLREIQGHEVRAAGPFIALRIKSAGFSNLSFEERRQSLNTLGTLMPARAETLALEILRKDKLITLGSHQETRMLAADLLGRIATSDEALEVLEQLSRKRWGSNQELRDAARRAVEQFHRRRESE
- a CDS encoding MBL fold metallo-hydrolase, producing MSASAQWHETGFRNTAAVSPGLRPGTTWSTIGEYLTGGQRRSPPAPLPSVDPRGVWARPAETGLRATWLGHSTVLLEIDGVRVLTDPVWGPRASPFSFSGPKRFQPAPVPVSALPPLDAVVISHDHYDHLDYPSICQLAELGVPFYTSLGVGAHLEAWGVPAERIVELDWWEQVRLPQAELWITATPSQHFSGRGLRDRNLTLWSGMALRTARHSVFFSGDTGLTEEYALIRRRLGPFDLVLLEIGAFHEAWGQIHLGPDNALAAHALLGGGTLMPVHWGTFNLALHAWDEPVETLLARAEPTNTSLFIPRLGAALEPARSHGVEPWWRGVGAREPVILPAAAG
- the ppk2 gene encoding polyphosphate kinase 2: MGKKNRDKEADVEKQDGEQGDGSKKLKTKRYEKELRRLQIELVKLQEWIKHEGLKVVVIFEGRDAAGKGGAIKRITECLNPRVCHVVALPAPTEREKTQWYFQRYVAHLPAAGEMVILDRSWYNRSGVERVMGFCSDDEYREFLRSCPEFERMLIRSGITLIKYWFSVNPEEQERRFQSRLKDTTKRWKLSPMDLASRERWVEYSKAKDEMFAYTDIKQAPWYVVDADDKKRARLNCISHLLSMIPYEDLTPELPKLKPRLHVRDTISPELGYVRPPISDQTFVPDHYGKT
- a CDS encoding alpha/beta hydrolase, encoding MNETRFIDVGHSQLAYRRVGSGPDVVFIHGWPLHSATFRHIVPELSADFTCHLFDLPGTGESTWTEPRRICMREHAKTVRSAIDAIGLERYAMIAHDSGGLIARLVAAGDPDRVSALVLGNTEVPAHVPWQVKVYVALANVPLGSAALLSMLRIGAVRRSALGFGGCFRDPHFVDGEFFDLFVRPLLESKRVAQGQMLLAKNIELDMAEAMPALHAKIPAPVRLIWGPEDPFFPIDNARQMLKQLAGPADLVEIEGAKLFAHEEFPKRFAQECRQFLCDNLPNRRSCTEAGTPSQALRESDAVE
- a CDS encoding helix-turn-helix transcriptional regulator, producing the protein MTKSKLFPALLKHWRSSRGMSQLDLALSADVSSRHVSFLETGRASPSREMVLRLGATLGVPLREQNAMLVAAGFAEEFSEAEGLPPAIERALSRMLAQQEPYPMVVMNRLYRVLRLNGAAEKLLARFVAEPAALAPPVNVLDMVLDPRLCRPFIQDWEHVARDVLGRLHRESLANPADADLSALLESAFRHPDVPESLRHPDFSRPSEATLAFRVRRGDLAMGFLTTLTVFSAPQNVTLDELRIESYFPLDEATERECQRQG
- a CDS encoding hsp70 family protein yields the protein MPSVALVVGIDLGTTHTVVASAPLRAGAEAEVFAIPQLVSSGELAARPLLSSFLFAPVAGEAAADPWGDAPWVIGELARRRGQEVPGRLVSSAKSWLCHSRVDRTAAILPWGSEDEDLPRLSPVEASARILAHVRSAWDAAHPDAPLAEQQVVLTVPASFDEVARELTLRAARAAGLTVRLLEEPQAAFYDALARLGTDALTPLLEERDHALALVVDVGGGTTDLTLIRIERSDGGFALTRVAVGRHLLLGGDNMDLALAHLAESRLGDKKLDPQRFGQLVLACRGAKEALLGAAPPHDAPVTVLGHGSALVGGTLSTRLTRAEVERVVLDGFLPTVAQGAAAGRGRAGLVAFGLPYEHDPAITRHIAQFFQRHAEGENGPHAVLLNGGLFRAERIAHRVTSMLASWSSSGLTRLPESDPDLAVARGAVAYGLALGGHGIVIGGGSAHGYYLGIEGGRAVCVVPRGAKEGERHVASGRRLALRIGRPVRFELYASDDARVDAAGEVVTLDEERHQRLPPLATSFSAEQTSGAEVTVALEGELSPVGTLELSCVELDAKEPRHFALAFELRGDTPSEAPEDVAKKSLRPGRVSVRPEGPRFDEAQELVLRVFGKSKSDVKERAVKDLWRDLEKTLGERGSWSGELARALFDVLGPLHAARRRSADHERVWWMLAGYTSRPGYGHPLDPQRIRTLSPLFEQGLSFPNEARGWQQFWIAWRRVAGGLAEDLQVRIRDRIDPFLAPPGEGGKKPKGFKPQAHDEMLELSAALEQVPARRRAQLGNWLIERTWNDRNPRLWSAIGRLGARVPIYGSAHNVVPAKEAERWVDHLLREKWDEVRAAPRAARDLARVSGDRARDLSAPVRERVAAELERQGADPEWVRMVRELVAIADSDRAEFFGDELPVGLRLVE